The Solanum pennellii chromosome 4, SPENNV200 genomic interval TTAATGTTAACAAGTTCAGTCCTCAAAGGTTATATTGATAAAGGAACTAGAGCAGAAATAGATACAAGTGCACTTTAATGTCTGAGTTTAGAAATGTTATATGAACACAGGAGTAATTTGTTGATGAATTTTGCACAAGTGAACTATGTAGTTGAGAGGATTGAACTAAAAACGCACCAtccttctttcattttttcattgatGAATGTGATCGAACATACAATAAATGAATTGAACATGGAAAAGGGACACACTTAACAGAGGACAAGATCTGAAGAACAAGATTTCATTTGAGAAGGATAACAAAAAGTACTGCAATATTCCTACGTATGAGACTACCCCACCTGATGAAAAGAATTATGTTCTCCACATGAATATGTACAGAACTAGTTGCTATCTTCCATGTCCCTCCATATCAACATTTGGGACTCTACTGAGTCAGTCTATATGTGTTCCTGTGACTTGTTCATCAGCAGCTCGTAATGGTTCTGCAAATCACAGACTTGCCATCTGACCAGAGTTCCATCTTCAGAGCCTTCAATGAGTTCGGTAACTTTCTGAAACAGTTTCTCCACATGGCCAAGTTCAGTTCTCTCTCTGTCCTCGGCTTCTTTCATGGACTAGTTGTCTTGTCAAGGCCAGACTTACTACTTACACTATGCTGCAAAGTCTCAAAGGTCAGTCTTGGTGGTatatatcatcaacatagaaGCAATCATAAAGGGTTGCCATTTTCCAGCCGAATGGCTGTATATTCAAAAGATCATTTGCTGAGATAAGCTTTTTCCTTCTCATACCAACCGAAGCAAGCATATACTAACATCATTTATTTCAAACATTTACCATTATAATCTGTCAGCAAAAGAACTTCAGGCACGACTGAGCTCCCATGCTCAAAGTCCCATTTAACTGGTTAAAACTTCCAACAGTACCACCATAATCAACCAGGATCTCTTCCTTTCTGACATACCCGCCATTCTCTTCATTGACAACAATTCTTTTGTCAAACAATATTCAGAACACGAAATCAGCTGCTAGACTAGCTGTGTTATCAACCTCTGTCCGAGCCAGGAGCAAAGTCTTCACCAAAAAAAACAGCTTCCTTATTTCCATAGAGCCTTCCAGTCTTGCATCACCAAGGAGTACTTCATGCCAAACCATGTTGCACATACTTCATGCCAAACCATGTGCCATCAACCAATCTCCTAATCAGGAGCAAATACAACATCAGGAACAAAAATGATTGGCCCCTGTGATATGTGGCACATATTTCATGGACACCAACTACAGGTCTCTTCTCCCAATTCCAGCTGTATTTTGCCTCCTCTGTATACCATTTTGCCAGGCATCTCTAGATCTATCAGCAGGTTGATCAAAATCATTCAACGAATTGTCCAGTGAGGGCTTAGGAGGCCTATAACTTCCATTCCTTACATGTAATGCATTTGGTTTTTCATCATCTTCTGAAGGTGTTCCTGACCTGGGCTCCACGTGTGGATCATATATTCTATGTCGTAACCCAGATCTTAAACCTCGATTATTAGACATATTGGTCGGTGGAGGAGCATGAGAAGCAGCCTTGGGTAGCAAGAAGTCCTTAGGCAAAGTATCCATGTCCATGTAACATTTTCTGGTTTTGGCATCAGCAATCAATGCAGCCCAATCTTCTGATTGCACCAGAGAATTGGCATTACCCATTACCTGTTAAGAGAACAATAAAGATTGAAGTTAACATTGACTCATATGTTGCCGTTTGAACGTATAGATTGTGAGTATAGCATTATGCACATAAGCAGAGACCGAAGTAACATACCCAAAGAGCTCGTCTTGCACGAGTAAGAGCAACGTTCATTCGCCGAATATCTGCAACAAACCCAACTCCATGACCTGAGGCACGCACACATGACATTATAATAACATCACGCTCTTGACCCTGGAAAGCATCAACAGTATTTATGTAAATGTCCTTTCCTTCTTCAGAATTTAAAACATCGCCGAACTCCCTTTGGAGGCATTTAAGTTGCAGCTTGTATGGAGTGATTATACCTACAGTGACCTTCCCAACACCAAGAGATTTACATGTTTTTTGAAGATGCTCATACAAACGAAGACAGAACTGTGCTTCATGTGTATTCTGATATGAAACGGATCCACCTCTATGTGATTCCCGACCATGTGTAATGTCATAAAAGATGTAAGGCTTTAGTAAAGAGTCTTTGTAGTAAACTTCATCAGGCAGATTGACAACACTTTCACTATCACTAAGGCGACCTTGATAAAAGTACCTAGAAGGAAAATCCCTAATTTGTGGGTGCATCCTGTACTGCACTGATAACAACATAGTTGGGCAGCCTGCTTGCTGAAACCTCTCAAAGAGGCTTCTACTGTACATCAAAGTTCCAGCTGCTTTGCTGATAACTGTAGCAGGAAGCTGCTGCGGATCCCCAACAAGAACACATCGTGCTGCACCAAGAGAAAGAGGAGGAAGGACTCCTACTTCACTGGCCTGGGCTGCTTCATCAATGACTACCATGTCAAAACCATGGGTAAGACGAGAGAATAATTTTCTCCCACTACTTGAGACAGTAGTAAAGACAATTTCAGCTTCATTGGCAAAACTAGCCTCCAGACTAGCACGAGCTTCCTCCATGTTGAAATTGTTACCACCACGGAACCTACTCTCCAAAATCAGAAGGCGGGACATCTCCACCAGTATTTTATCTCTATTCTCAACCACTGCCGCAAGGTTCTGCAATAGAGTATCTCGATTTTGGTCCCTAGCCATAAGAACATCAGGGTCAACTCCAACAGATCCCTGTGCACGACCAGCAGCTGCAGCAACTGTTAGTTCTCTTTGAAGGCCAGCTATCTGCTGTGACAACTGAGCTTCACGAGCTCTCAACTGGTGCATCCACCCATAAACTTCATCACGACTCTTCATCAAAAGCTGTTCAGTTCTCCTCTCCACAGAAACTGCTTGGGCGGCACGCGTTTGGGAATCCACCCCAACTCGTGCAACATCAGGTCGATAAACTTTCATCTCACCATCAATGAATCCACGATCAAGAACACGTGCAAGAAGCTCGTCAGTAGCAGCATTTGAAGGAGCACAGACAAGCATTCTAGGTTTTGGACATAGCTTTGGGAGGGTTCTGAAGAGATTCTGATCCATGCTTAGCAGGACTTCATCAATGGATCCAGTAACAACGTTATCAGAGTTATTCTCGTTATTCTGCTTATAGCTTTCAGGAGCAAGTTTCTTGAGCAATGCTGTGTAATAGTGCTGATACTGAACAAGATGGATGACATTCAGCATTCCCCACACTGTGTGTGTTTTACCTGTACCAGGTGGCCCTTGAACTAGAGTAAAAGGCCATGGATCTTGCCTCTTTGTCATACCATTAGTTCCAGCTGCTGTATGCGTTGCAGCCCATTGAATTGCTGCTAACTGTGGTTCATTAAAGGTCCTGTGCAAGTGGTCAGTAAAGTTTGGCGTAAAACAGTCAGGCATTGCAGGTGTCTGCTCTTCATACTTAGGGAAGTGCTCCGGACTTGGCTGAAGAATTGCATTTTGCATCTACACATAAGATCATTATTCTTTATTCAAACTGGTAAACAGGCAGAAAAGGAATTTCCAGGAAAGAGCTGGCTTTAAGATATAACCTGTAGATTAAGACGCCGAAATGCATGTAAAGCTACATATTCACGTTGGGTGGTAGCTAGAGAACCCAGAACAGTCAGAAACCAGATGCCTCTTGGTTGCAGTTTCCGCAGTATGTGATCACTACCAATATTGCTGAAAGAACAAAATACAAAGACGTTTAGCTCACTAGTAACGGAAGGCGGAAGGAA includes:
- the LOC107017628 gene encoding probable helicase senataxin isoform X1, with the translated sequence MGSKGRALFDLNEPPAEDEQVNDGVLCLQPQRAVPSSSTNTSEFLASAVDPPRIVNNHAFSHASSVSGFQPFVRSKGAEASRAPEEHGSAGPSTSGGASLLKLSQEHTMKSLLQPDLNSLDMQVAEKEEGEWSDAEGSTYADKNCGFNDKSNTDVDKASQEKSAVEPVSNSDKVGSVDNASQDNEKRNGENYNISSLELDRDTSDRKSNSSRNSETSSKADITMDGQEDSGQVPKHREIRGVEASHALKCANNFGKRPKVDQQKEAMLGKKRSRQTMFLDLEDVKQAGSQKSIARRQNFPAPVTTRIVKESRNVPPPSEKNGEKHSQVLVKDVKQIDSTNEGNFPMESNDSRSESSADVNLAPLGRPRRLNSATDLTSEAQTPPLPRQSSWKHPTDQRQNRNSQLSGRKPALTSQNSMEPKLGAKKPPSKKQPIVSSLCQDTSVERLIREVTNEKFWQHPDEAELQCVPGQFESVEEYVKVFEPLLFEECRAQLYSTWEEMADTGTHVRVHIKNIERRERGWYDVILFPDCEWKWLFKEGDVAVLSTPRPGSAVRSRRSGTSTFGDGDEPEISGRVAGTVRRHIPIDTRDPAGAILHFYVGDPYDTNSNIGSDHILRKLQPRGIWFLTVLGSLATTQREYVALHAFRRLNLQMQNAILQPSPEHFPKYEEQTPAMPDCFTPNFTDHLHRTFNEPQLAAIQWAATHTAAGTNGMTKRQDPWPFTLVQGPPGTGKTHTVWGMLNVIHLVQYQHYYTALLKKLAPESYKQNNENNSDNVVTGSIDEVLLSMDQNLFRTLPKLCPKPRMLVCAPSNAATDELLARVLDRGFIDGEMKVYRPDVARVGVDSQTRAAQAVSVERRTEQLLMKSRDEVYGWMHQLRAREAQLSQQIAGLQRELTVAAAAGRAQGSVGVDPDVLMARDQNRDTLLQNLAAVVENRDKILVEMSRLLILESRFRGGNNFNMEEARASLEASFANEAEIVFTTVSSSGRKLFSRLTHGFDMVVIDEAAQASEVGVLPPLSLGAARCVLVGDPQQLPATVISKAAGTLMYSRSLFERFQQAGCPTMLLSVQYRMHPQIRDFPSRYFYQGRLSDSESVVNLPDEVYYKDSLLKPYIFYDITHGRESHRGGSVSYQNTHEAQFCLRLYEHLQKTCKSLGVGKVTVGIITPYKLQLKCLQREFGDVLNSEEGKDIYINTVDAFQGQERDVIIMSCVRASGHGVGFVADIRRMNVALTRARRALWVMGNANSLVQSEDWAALIADAKTRKCYMDMDTLPKDFLLPKAASHAPPPTNMSNNRGLRSGLRHRIYDPHVEPRSGTPSEDDEKPNALHVRNGSYRPPKPSLDNSLNDFDQPADRSRDAWQNGIQRRQNTAGIGRRDL
- the LOC107017628 gene encoding probable helicase senataxin isoform X2 — encoded protein: MGSKGRALFDLNEPPAEDEQVNDGVLCLQPQRAVPSSSTNTSEFLASAVDPPRIVNNHAFSHASSVSGFQPFVRSKGAEASRAPEEHGSAGPSTSGGASLLKLSQEHTMKSLLQPDLNSLDMQVAEKEEGEWSDAEGSTYADKNCGFNDKSNTDVDKASQEKSAVEPVSNSDKVGSVDNASQDNEKRNGENYNISSLELDRDTSDRKSNSSRNSETSSKADITMDGQEDSGQVPKHREIRGVEASHALKCANNFGKRPKVDQQKEAMLGKKRSRQTMFLDLEDVKQAGSQKSIARRQNFPAPVTTRIVKESRNVPPPSEKNGEKHSQVLVKDVKQIDSTNEGNFPMESNDSRSESSADVNLAPLGRPRRLNSATDLTSEAQTPPLPRQSSWKHPTDQRQNRNSQLSGRKPALTSQNSMEPKLGAKKPPSKKQPIVSSLCQDTSVERLIREVTNEKFWQHPDEAELQCVPGQFESVEEYVKVFEPLLFEECRAQLYSTWEEMADTGTHVRVHIKNIERRERGWYDVILFPDCEWKWLFKEGDVAVLSTPRPGSVRSRRSGTSTFGDGDEPEISGRVAGTVRRHIPIDTRDPAGAILHFYVGDPYDTNSNIGSDHILRKLQPRGIWFLTVLGSLATTQREYVALHAFRRLNLQMQNAILQPSPEHFPKYEEQTPAMPDCFTPNFTDHLHRTFNEPQLAAIQWAATHTAAGTNGMTKRQDPWPFTLVQGPPGTGKTHTVWGMLNVIHLVQYQHYYTALLKKLAPESYKQNNENNSDNVVTGSIDEVLLSMDQNLFRTLPKLCPKPRMLVCAPSNAATDELLARVLDRGFIDGEMKVYRPDVARVGVDSQTRAAQAVSVERRTEQLLMKSRDEVYGWMHQLRAREAQLSQQIAGLQRELTVAAAAGRAQGSVGVDPDVLMARDQNRDTLLQNLAAVVENRDKILVEMSRLLILESRFRGGNNFNMEEARASLEASFANEAEIVFTTVSSSGRKLFSRLTHGFDMVVIDEAAQASEVGVLPPLSLGAARCVLVGDPQQLPATVISKAAGTLMYSRSLFERFQQAGCPTMLLSVQYRMHPQIRDFPSRYFYQGRLSDSESVVNLPDEVYYKDSLLKPYIFYDITHGRESHRGGSVSYQNTHEAQFCLRLYEHLQKTCKSLGVGKVTVGIITPYKLQLKCLQREFGDVLNSEEGKDIYINTVDAFQGQERDVIIMSCVRASGHGVGFVADIRRMNVALTRARRALWVMGNANSLVQSEDWAALIADAKTRKCYMDMDTLPKDFLLPKAASHAPPPTNMSNNRGLRSGLRHRIYDPHVEPRSGTPSEDDEKPNALHVRNGSYRPPKPSLDNSLNDFDQPADRSRDAWQNGIQRRQNTAGIGRRDL